In Brassica rapa cultivar Chiifu-401-42 chromosome A06, CAAS_Brap_v3.01, whole genome shotgun sequence, a single window of DNA contains:
- the LOC103871122 gene encoding uncharacterized protein LOC103871122: protein MYITVLIIILLRSMHVDAGGRDLDNEFFLQLATPGVWVNSTHMEVLMQYSERRYGLGVHLEGGMFLAPWFTAHMQGKGRSFKAARRKTGVAGDAKITNYLTRPRQRWGMEVDRLYTPMIWEGTHWVGLCISLTEWTIYVFDPYPQGKTMEQVEELLEPVSTMLPYVAKKVCPPEVVGERAQVPFRVERVTSLYENRRSGDCGPVAVKFLEMHATGDPQPTMAGLTDDLVDIFRKHYAMDIYRGVVVPLYLR, encoded by the exons ATGTACATTActgtgttaattattattttgttgcgCAGTATGCATGTGGATGCTGGGGGGCGTGATCTTGACAATGAGTTTTTCCTTCAACTAGCTACACCGGGCGTTTGGGTTAATAGCACG CATATGGAAGTGTTGATGCAATACAGCGAGAGGCGTTATGGGCTTGGTGTACACTTGGAAGGGGGTATGTTCCTTGCACCATGGTTCACTGCTCACATGCAAGGGAAGGGTAGGTCGTTTAAGGCGGCTAGGCGTAAAACTGGAGTAGCAGGGGATGCAAAAATCACTAATTACCTGACGAGGCCTAGGCAAAGATGGGGTATGGAAGTTGACCGGCTGTACACGCCAATGATTTGGGAAGGCACTCACTGGGTGGGACTGTGTATCAGTCTAACTGAATGGACAATATATGTGTTTGATCCTTATCCGCAAGGAAAGACGATGGAGCAGGTAGAGGAGTTGTTGGAGCCTGTGTCGACAATGTTACCTTACGTAGCTAAGAAGGTGTGTCCTCCTGAAGTCGTGGGGGAGCGTGCGCAGGTACCGTTCCGAGTTGAACGGGTTACTAGTTTGTATGAAAACAGGCGCAGCGGTGATTGTGGTCCTGTGGCTGTTAAGTTCTTGGAGATGCATGCAACTGGTGACCCCCAACCAACGATGGCGGGGCTGACAGATGATCTTGTGGACATATTCCGGAAGCATTATGCCATGGATATCTACAGAGGGGTGGTTGTACCCTTGTATTTGCGTTAG
- the LOC103871123 gene encoding mitogen-activated protein kinase 18, translating into MQQNQVKKDTKEMDFFTEYGDANRYRILEVIGKGSYGVVCAAVDTHTGEKVAIKKINNVFEHISDALRMLREVKLLRLLRHPDIVEIKSILLPPSKREFRDIYVVFELMESDLHQVIKANDDLTKEHHQFFLYQMLRALKFMHTANVYHRDLKPKNILANANCKLKVCDFGLARVAFNDTPTTVFWTDYVATRWYRAPELCGSFFSKYTPAIDIWSIGCIFAEVLTGKPLFPGKSVAHQLELITDLLGSPKSETISGVRNDKARKYLSEMRKKDPVTFSQKFSKADPLAVRLLQKLLAFDPKDRPTAAEALADPYFKGLSKIEREPSCQPISKMEFEFERRRLTKDDIRELIYREILEYHPQLLKDYMSGSEGSSFVYPSAIGHLRKQFNYLEENSSRNGPVIPPERKHVSLPRSTVHSSVVHSSSQPNLCATESRRVHFEQPSRNGAVPSGHSLTKALGPPPRAPPPSGRSSRVVEPSASYENGRNHKEAYFRSAVSSPHCYFKANTMMNSDKALSQPKPQEFVHQYSPAVPPPAARTNQTNPYFQSHLPKTDQSSNNNNTQMAIDATLLQAQSQFGPAAAVAVAAHRNVGTVGYSAAS; encoded by the exons ATGCAACAAAACCAAGTGAAGAAg GACACGAAAGAGATGGACTTTTTCACAGAGTACGGCGACGCCAACCGATACAGGATCCTCGAAGTGATCGGCAAAGGAAGCTACGGGGTGGTGTGCGCAGCCGTGGACACGCACACGGGAGAGAAAGTCGCTATCAAGAAGATCAACAACGTCTTCGAGCACATCTCCGACGCGCTCCGTATGCTCCGCGAGGTGAAGCTTCTCCGGCTCCTGAGGCACCCGGACATAGTGGAGATCAAAAGCATCTTGCTCCCGCCTTCCAAGAGGGAGTTCAGAGACATCTACGTTGTCTTTGAGCTCATGGAGTCTGATCTTCATCAGGTTATTAAGGCTAATGATGATTTGACTAAGGAGCATCATCAGTTTTTTCTTTATCAGATGCTTCGTGCCTTGAAGTTCATGCACACAG CTAATGTGTATCATCGTGATCTTAAGCCGAAGAATATACTGGCGAATGCGAACTGCAAGTTGAAAGTTTGTGACTTTGGATTGGCTAGAGTAGCGTTTAATGATACTCCCACAACAGTCTTTTGGACG GACTATGTTGCAACGAGATGGTACAGAGCGCCTGAGCTATGTGGATCATTCTTTTCTAAG TACACTCCAGCTATAGATATTTGGAGCATTGGGTGCATATTTGCAGAGGTGCTAACAGGGAAGCCATTGTTTCCGGGGAAAAGCGTTGCTCATCAGCTTGAGTTGATTACTGATCTTCTTGGCTCACCAAAGTCAGAGACCATCTCTGGA GTACGAAATGATAAAGCTAGAAAATACTTGAGTGAAATGAGGAAGAAAGATCCAGTCACCTTCTCTCAAAAATTCTCCAAAGCAGATCCTTTAGCTGTCAGACTTTTGCAGAAGCTGTTGGCGTTTGATCCAAAGGATAGACCCACTGCTGCTGAG GCATTGGCTGATCCTTACTTTAAGGGTCTCTCTAAGATTGAAAGAGAGCCATCGTGTCAGCCAATCTCGAAGATGGAGTTTGAGTTTGAGAGAAGAAGGTTGACAAAGGATGACATTAGGGAACTTATTTACAGGGAGATATTAGAGTACCATCCTCAGTTGCTCAAGGACTACATGAGCGGATCTGAGGGTTCAAGTTTTGTATATCCTAG CGCAATAGGACATCTTAGGAAGCAGTTCAATTACTTAGAGGAGAATAGCAGTAGGAATGGGCCGGTCATACCTCCTGAGAGGAAGCACGTATCACTTCCTCG GTCTACAGTACACTCAAGTGTAGTCCATTCCAGTAGTCAACCCAACTTGTGTGCAACGGAGAGTAGACGTGTTCATTTCGAGCAGCCTTCAAGAAATGGAGCAGTTCCTTCAGGACATTCATTAACTAAAGCTTTAGGACCTCCACCAAGAGCACCACCACCATCAG GTAGATCAAGTCGTGTTGTGGAACCATCTGCATCTTATGAGAATGGGAGGAACCACAAAGAAGCTTATTTCAGAAGCGCGGTATCATCTCCTCACTGTTACTTCAAAGCAAACACCATGATGAACTCAGATAAAGCTTTGTCTCAGCCAAAACCTCAAGAGTTCGTCCACCAATACAGTCCTGCCGTGCCGCCGCCAGCTGCTAGGACCAACCAAACAAACCCTTATTTCCAGTCACATCTCCCCAAGACAGATCAAtcaagcaacaacaacaacacacaaATGGCCATTGATGCTACCTTGTTGCAAGCACAATCACAGTTTGGTCCAGCCGCAGCGGTTGCAGTAGCAGCACACCGGAACGTAGGCACAGTTGGTTACAGTGCAGCGTCGTAG